A region from the Arvicola amphibius chromosome 12, mArvAmp1.2, whole genome shotgun sequence genome encodes:
- the Cd55 gene encoding complement decay-accelerating factor isoform X1: MGSGTRSSPPPPSPLLLSLLPLLLLLSPTVRGDCGPPPEIPNATPEVDGKTSFPEKSFVVYSCNKDYQKIPDKEDTVFCLPNGQWSSLDTFCNKSCNAPTRVTFASLKKEYIDLNYFPIGSTVEYECRPGYRRVTSLSGKSTCLDNLEWSTVAEFCAKRSCPNPGELQNGNIDIVTDILFGSEIYFSCNTGYKLIGVDSTFCYFTGSTVEWSDQFPVCTEIHCPDPPPIKNGEMRGESENYLYRHSVTYTCAKGFVLVGNSSIYCTMNGDQGEWSGPAPQCIEKSKIPSTTPKSTTVNVPTTRVPLTSPKTTTGTRGPPSSQKPTTVNVPGTRGPQTSQKPTTVNVPATQHVPAIKTTTHHPTRTTKEKERSTSGGDHLIYGRTCLITLTVLHAMMLLLIG, from the exons ATGGGCTCAGGGACTCGGTCCTCACCACCGCCGCCTTCGCCGCTGCTGCTGTccctgctgccgctgctgctgctgctgtccccGACCGTGCGGG GTGACTGCGGCCCACCTCCAGAAATACCTAATGCCACGCCAGAGGTGGATGGAAAAACCAGTTTTCCCGAAAAAAGTTTTGTGGTATATTCATGTAATAAAGACTATCAAAAAATTCCAGACAAAGAagacacagtgttctgtcttccAAATGGTCAATGGTCGAGCCTGGACACATTCTGTAATA AAAGCTGTAATGCTCCAACAAGAGTGACTTTTGCATCCCTCAAAAAGGAATATATCGATTTGAATTATTTCCCAATTGGTAGCACTGTGGAATATGAGTGTCGGCCAGGATATCGAAGAGTAACTTCGCTGTCAGGCAAATCAACTTGCCTTGATAATTTAGAATGGTCCACAGTTGCTGAATTTTGTGCAA aaagatcaTGTCCTAATCCTGGAGAATTGCAAAATGGTAATATCGACATAGTAACAGACATATTATTTGGTTCAGAAATATACTTCTCATGCAACACAGG GTACAAGCTAATTGGTGTAGACTCTACCTTCTGTTACTTTACGGGAAGTACTGTCGAATGGAGTGACCAATTCCCAGTGTGCACAg aaattcattgTCCAGATCCACCACCAATTAAGAATGGAGAAATGCGAGGAGAAAGTGAAAATTACTTATATAGACACTCTGTCACCTATACATGTGCCAAAGGCTTCGTCCTGGTTGGAAACAGTTCCATTTATTGTACTATGAACGGTGATCAAGGAGAATGGAGTGGCCCAGCACCCCAGTGCATAG AGAAATCCAAGATCCCATCAACAACTCCGAAGTCAACAACAGTTAATGTTCCAACTACAAGAGTTCCATTAACGTCTCCGAAAACAACCACAGGTACAAGAGGTCCACCATCATCTCAGAAACCAACCACAGTTAATGTTCCAGGCACAAGAGGTCCACAAACATCTCAGAAACCAACCACAGTTAATGTTCCAG CAACACAGCATGTACCTGCTATCAAGACAACCACACATCATCCAACAAGAAcaactaaagagaaagaaaggtctaCCTCAG gtGGTGACCATCTTATATATG GGCGTACTTGTTTAATAACCTTGACAGTTTTGCATGCGATGATGCTGTTACTCATTGGCTAG
- the Cd55 gene encoding complement decay-accelerating factor isoform X2, with translation MGSGTRSSPPPPSPLLLSLLPLLLLLSPTVRGDCGPPPEIPNATPEVDGKTSFPEKSFVVYSCNKDYQKIPDKEDTVFCLPNGQWSSLDTFCNKSCNAPTRVTFASLKKEYIDLNYFPIGSTVEYECRPGYRRVTSLSGKSTCLDNLEWSTVAEFCAKRSCPNPGELQNGNIDIVTDILFGSEIYFSCNTGYKLIGVDSTFCYFTGSTVEWSDQFPVCTEIHCPDPPPIKNGEMRGESENYLYRHSVTYTCAKGFVLVGNSSIYCTMNGDQGEWSGPAPQCIEKSKIPSTTPKSTTVNVPTTRVPLTSPKTTTATQHVPAIKTTTHHPTRTTKEKERSTSGGDHLIYGRTCLITLTVLHAMMLLLIG, from the exons ATGGGCTCAGGGACTCGGTCCTCACCACCGCCGCCTTCGCCGCTGCTGCTGTccctgctgccgctgctgctgctgctgtccccGACCGTGCGGG GTGACTGCGGCCCACCTCCAGAAATACCTAATGCCACGCCAGAGGTGGATGGAAAAACCAGTTTTCCCGAAAAAAGTTTTGTGGTATATTCATGTAATAAAGACTATCAAAAAATTCCAGACAAAGAagacacagtgttctgtcttccAAATGGTCAATGGTCGAGCCTGGACACATTCTGTAATA AAAGCTGTAATGCTCCAACAAGAGTGACTTTTGCATCCCTCAAAAAGGAATATATCGATTTGAATTATTTCCCAATTGGTAGCACTGTGGAATATGAGTGTCGGCCAGGATATCGAAGAGTAACTTCGCTGTCAGGCAAATCAACTTGCCTTGATAATTTAGAATGGTCCACAGTTGCTGAATTTTGTGCAA aaagatcaTGTCCTAATCCTGGAGAATTGCAAAATGGTAATATCGACATAGTAACAGACATATTATTTGGTTCAGAAATATACTTCTCATGCAACACAGG GTACAAGCTAATTGGTGTAGACTCTACCTTCTGTTACTTTACGGGAAGTACTGTCGAATGGAGTGACCAATTCCCAGTGTGCACAg aaattcattgTCCAGATCCACCACCAATTAAGAATGGAGAAATGCGAGGAGAAAGTGAAAATTACTTATATAGACACTCTGTCACCTATACATGTGCCAAAGGCTTCGTCCTGGTTGGAAACAGTTCCATTTATTGTACTATGAACGGTGATCAAGGAGAATGGAGTGGCCCAGCACCCCAGTGCATAG AGAAATCCAAGATCCCATCAACAACTCCGAAGTCAACAACAGTTAATGTTCCAACTACAAGAGTTCCATTAACGTCTCCGAAAACAACCACAG CAACACAGCATGTACCTGCTATCAAGACAACCACACATCATCCAACAAGAAcaactaaagagaaagaaaggtctaCCTCAG gtGGTGACCATCTTATATATG GGCGTACTTGTTTAATAACCTTGACAGTTTTGCATGCGATGATGCTGTTACTCATTGGCTAG